In Aedes albopictus strain Foshan chromosome 3, AalbF5, whole genome shotgun sequence, the following are encoded in one genomic region:
- the LOC109426003 gene encoding epoxide hydrolase 1, which produces MDCLKATAMSVAIWALSLFYSVQVLFYIVVQFFRKPHSMFWVVKKRPYPPQCLQKHDYGVNKLITVNGVKLHYVENGDPNKPLMVFVHGFPEFWFSWRYQLKEFAKDYWVVAVDMRGYGESDKPKELNAYQVPEMVKDIKELVTALGRKKFTLVAHDWGAVICWDFLSQHMDMLDKYIFMDAPSRGVAHKLMMSTKEQFKMSWYIFFFKMPKFPEFFVRMNDLKMFDVSFGKCCTPEEVEAYKYTFAKKGALTPPINYYRANFTASAKRNVRPPKDIPHVPGLYLLGENDLFISKATGPLLQKQFNNLEFKIVQGAGHFVQQDKPDLVNQIMREFLARK; this is translated from the exons ATGGATTGTCTGAAGGCTACGGCTATGTCCGTCGCTATCTGGGCTCTGAGTTTGTTCTACTCCGTCCAGGTGCTGTTCTACATCGTAGTGCAGTTCTTCCGAAAGCCACATTCGATGTTCTGGGTCGTTAAGAAACGACCCTATCCGCCGCAGTGTCTCCAGAAGCACGACTACGGAGTGAACAAGTTGATCACGGTCAAT GGCGTGAAGCTGCACTACGTGGAGAATGGAGATCCAAATAAGCCGCTGATGGTGTTTGTTCATGGATTCCCCGAATTTTGGTTCTCATGGCGATATCAGCTGAAGGAATTCGCCAAAGATTACTG GGTGGTTGCTGTGGACATGAGAGGCTACGGGGAATCGGATAAACCGAAGGAATTGAATGCCTATCAGGTGCCCGAGATGGTGAAGGACATTAAAGAGTTGGTAACAGCATTGG GACGCAAAAAGTTCACCCTGGTGGCGCACGATTGGGGCGCGGTTATCTGTTGGGACTTCCTTTCACAACACATGGACATGCTGGACAAGTATATCTTCATGGATGCACCCTCACGTGGAGTGGCCCACAAACTGATGATGTCGACCAAGGAGCAGTTTAAAATGTCCTG GTACATTTTCTTCTTTAAAATGCCAAAGTTCCCGGAATTTTTCGTCCGTATGAACGATTTGAAAATGTTTGATGTTTCGTTTGGCAAGTGCTGCACACCAGAGGAAGTGGAAGCTTACAAATACACGTTTGCTAAGAAAG GTGCTCTCACTCCACCAATCAACTACTACCGTGCCAATTTCACCGCAAGTGCCAAGCGAAACGTCCGGCCACCGAAGGACATTCCTCACGTGCCGGGTCTCTATCTGCTGGGGGAGAACGACCTCTTCATATCGAAAGCGACCGGTCCGCTGTTGCAGAAACAGTTCAACAATCTGGAGTTTAAGATTGTGCAGGGAGCTGGCCATTTCGTGCAGCAAGATAAGCCAGACCTGGTCAATCAGATAATGCGAGAGTTTTTAGCGAGAAAATAA